The following coding sequences are from one Streptomyces venezuelae window:
- a CDS encoding response regulator transcription factor, whose translation MSVLLEQPASLVAYRPNKPTAMVVVADPRVRSTVTRHLWALGVRDVIEASSIAEARPRIGNPRDICVADVHLPDGSGLTLLSETRAAGWPNGLALSAADDIGAVRNALAGGVKGYVVTGTRTNVGLPTRPGAAPIGSAAARMHRRPPGTPSHPGGYRELSGREVEVLRLVAEGQSNKAIGVSMGLSALTVKSHLARIARKLGTGDRAGMVAVALRTGIIH comes from the coding sequence GTGTCCGTTCTCCTCGAGCAGCCCGCAAGCCTGGTCGCCTACCGCCCGAACAAGCCGACCGCCATGGTCGTCGTGGCCGACCCCCGCGTCCGTTCCACCGTCACCCGCCATCTGTGGGCCCTCGGTGTACGCGACGTCATCGAGGCCTCGTCCATCGCGGAGGCTCGTCCCCGCATCGGCAACCCCCGGGACATCTGCGTCGCTGATGTCCACCTCCCCGACGGCTCCGGCCTGACGCTCCTCTCCGAAACCCGTGCCGCGGGCTGGCCCAACGGCCTCGCCCTCTCCGCCGCCGACGACATCGGTGCCGTGCGCAACGCCCTCGCGGGCGGCGTCAAGGGCTACGTCGTCACCGGCACCCGTACGAACGTCGGACTCCCCACCCGCCCCGGCGCGGCCCCCATCGGTTCGGCCGCCGCCCGCATGCACCGTCGCCCTCCGGGCACCCCGAGCCACCCCGGCGGCTACCGAGAACTGTCGGGCCGTGAGGTCGAGGTGCTGCGCCTGGTCGCGGAGGGCCAGTCCAACAAGGCCATCGGCGTCTCGATGGGCCTGTCCGCCCTGACCGTGAAGAGCCACCTCGCCCGGATCGCGCGCAAGCTCGGCACGGGTGACCGGGCCGGGATGGTCGCGGTCGCGCTGCGCACCGGCATCATCCACTGA
- a CDS encoding DUF3000 domain-containing protein, whose product MAAAQGQRSDGAGEMDGSEGKVADSAPLPFRAAVDALRGARLRPEIEIDPTRPPQRLAPYAYALEAAVVEGEEDLADGRLVLLHDPAGHDAWQGTFRLVTLVRAELEPEMAADPLLPEVCWSWLTGALGARGLSADEASGTVTRAGSHYFGGLSERPPASQIEIRASWTPREGGGGVPDTGAHLAAWCDLLCQVAGLPPVSPGGPGGPGGPGGSGSGDASVVSLPQRRGPLSH is encoded by the coding sequence ATGGCTGCGGCTCAGGGACAACGGTCGGACGGCGCTGGCGAGATGGACGGTTCGGAGGGGAAGGTGGCGGATTCGGCTCCGTTGCCCTTCCGCGCGGCGGTCGACGCGCTGCGGGGGGCACGGCTGCGGCCGGAGATCGAGATCGACCCGACGCGGCCGCCGCAACGGCTCGCGCCGTACGCGTACGCGTTGGAGGCGGCGGTCGTGGAGGGCGAGGAGGACCTCGCCGACGGGCGGCTCGTCCTGCTCCACGATCCGGCGGGGCACGACGCGTGGCAGGGCACTTTCCGGCTCGTCACGCTCGTACGGGCGGAGCTCGAACCGGAGATGGCGGCGGACCCGCTGCTGCCGGAGGTCTGCTGGTCGTGGCTGACCGGCGCGCTCGGCGCGCGGGGGCTCTCGGCGGACGAGGCGAGCGGAACGGTGACGCGCGCCGGCTCGCACTACTTCGGGGGGCTCTCGGAGCGGCCGCCCGCCTCGCAGATCGAGATCCGGGCGTCGTGGACGCCCCGGGAGGGCGGTGGCGGGGTGCCGGACACGGGAGCGCATCTGGCGGCGTGGTGCGATCTGCTCTGCCAGGTCGCGGGGCTGCCGCCGGTGAGCCCCGGCGGGCCGGGCGGTCCGGGCGGGCCGGGTGGCTCGGGCTCGGGCGACGCCTCCGTGGTGTCCCTGCCGCAACGGCGGGGCCCGCTGTCCCACTGA
- the hemE gene encoding uroporphyrinogen decarboxylase, which yields MSANDSRGPEGRQNTATYDSPFMKACRREAVPHTPVWFMRQAGRSLPEYRKVREGTAMLESCMRPDLVTEITLQPVRRHNVDAAIYFSDIVVPLKAIGIDLDIKPGVGPVVENPIRSRADLAQLRDLTPDDVHYVTEAMGMLTAELGSTPLIGFAGAPFTLASYLVEGGPSRNHEHTKALMYGDPQLWADLLDRLAEITAAFLKVQIEAGASAVQLFDSWVGALAPADYRRSVMPASAKVFDAVASYGVPRIHFGVGTGELLGLMGEAGADVVGADWRVPLDEAARRVGPGKAIQGNLDPAVLFSTREAVEQKTDEVLAAASGLEGHIFNLGHGVLPTTDPEALTRLVEYVHTRTAV from the coding sequence GTGAGTGCCAATGACAGCCGTGGCCCCGAGGGCCGGCAGAACACAGCGACGTACGACTCCCCCTTCATGAAGGCGTGCCGGCGCGAGGCAGTGCCGCACACGCCCGTCTGGTTCATGCGGCAGGCGGGGCGCTCACTTCCCGAGTACCGCAAGGTCCGCGAGGGCACGGCCATGCTGGAGTCCTGCATGCGTCCCGACCTCGTCACCGAGATCACGCTGCAGCCCGTGCGCCGTCACAACGTCGACGCCGCGATCTACTTCAGCGACATCGTCGTCCCGCTCAAGGCCATCGGCATCGACCTCGACATCAAGCCGGGCGTCGGTCCCGTCGTCGAGAACCCGATCCGTTCGCGCGCCGACCTGGCGCAGCTGCGGGACCTCACGCCCGACGACGTCCACTACGTCACCGAGGCGATGGGCATGCTGACGGCCGAGCTCGGCTCGACGCCGCTCATCGGTTTCGCCGGTGCGCCTTTCACTCTCGCGAGCTACCTCGTGGAGGGCGGTCCGAGCCGTAACCACGAGCACACCAAGGCGCTCATGTACGGCGACCCGCAGCTCTGGGCCGACCTGCTCGACCGTCTCGCGGAGATCACCGCCGCCTTCCTGAAGGTGCAGATCGAGGCGGGCGCGAGCGCCGTGCAGCTCTTCGACTCGTGGGTGGGCGCGCTGGCGCCCGCCGACTACCGCCGCTCGGTGATGCCGGCGTCGGCGAAGGTCTTCGACGCGGTCGCCTCGTACGGCGTGCCGCGCATCCACTTCGGCGTCGGCACCGGCGAGCTCCTCGGCCTCATGGGCGAGGCCGGCGCGGACGTCGTGGGCGCGGACTGGCGGGTGCCGCTGGACGAGGCCGCGCGCCGCGTCGGGCCCGGCAAGGCGATCCAGGGCAACCTGGATCCGGCCGTCCTCTTCTCCACGAGGGAGGCCGTCGAGCAGAAGACGGACGAGGTCCTCGCCGCCGCGAGCGGCCTGGAGGGCCACATCTTCAACCTCGGGCACGGTGTCCTGCCCACGACCGACCCCGAGGCACTGACCCGTCTCGTGGAGTACGTGCACACGCGTACCGCCGTCTGA
- a CDS encoding FAD-dependent oxidoreductase, translating to MSGTSRTRERLVVIGGDAAGMSAASQARRLKGPDELEIVAFERGHFTSYSACGIPYWVGGDVGERDDLIARTPEEHRERAIDLRMCTEVVRIDVQGRRVLARDLAAGEEAGEPSGAEYWTAYDKLVVATGARPLRPALPGIDAPNVHGVQTLDDGQALLDTLTGTPGRRAVVIGAGYIGVEMAEALVKRGYEVTVVNRGEEPMSTLDPDMGRLVHDAMTGMGIRMVNGAEVIAIPTGDDGRARAVATADAEYPADVVVLGIGVRPETALAREAGLPLGEYGGLLTDLAMRVRGHDDIWAGGDCVEVLDLVSGRERHIALGTHANKHGQVIGSNAGGGYATFPGVVGTAVSKVCDLEIARTGLREKDALAAGFRFVTVTIESTSRAGYYPGAAPMKVKMIAERRTGRLLGVQIVGREGAGKRVDVAAVALTAQMTVEQMTALDLGYAPPFSPVWDPVLVAARKAVAAVRSDR from the coding sequence ATGAGCGGCACGAGCAGGACACGAGAGCGACTGGTGGTCATCGGGGGCGACGCGGCGGGCATGTCCGCCGCGTCGCAGGCACGCAGGCTCAAGGGCCCCGACGAACTGGAGATCGTCGCGTTCGAACGCGGCCACTTCACTTCGTACTCCGCCTGCGGCATCCCCTACTGGGTGGGCGGCGACGTCGGCGAGCGGGACGACCTGATCGCGCGGACGCCCGAGGAGCACCGTGAGCGGGCGATCGATCTGCGGATGTGCACGGAGGTGGTGCGGATCGACGTGCAGGGCCGCCGCGTCCTCGCCAGGGACCTGGCAGCGGGCGAGGAGGCAGGTGAGCCGTCGGGCGCGGAGTACTGGACGGCGTACGACAAGCTCGTCGTCGCCACCGGCGCACGCCCCCTGCGCCCGGCGCTCCCCGGCATCGACGCGCCCAACGTGCACGGTGTGCAGACATTGGACGACGGCCAGGCCCTGCTCGACACGCTGACCGGAACGCCGGGCCGCCGTGCCGTGGTCATCGGCGCCGGCTACATCGGCGTCGAGATGGCGGAGGCGCTCGTCAAACGGGGTTACGAGGTGACGGTCGTCAACCGCGGCGAGGAGCCCATGTCGACGCTCGACCCGGACATGGGCCGTCTCGTGCACGACGCGATGACGGGCATGGGCATCCGGATGGTGAACGGCGCCGAGGTCATCGCGATCCCCACCGGCGACGACGGGCGGGCCAGGGCGGTGGCGACGGCGGACGCCGAGTACCCGGCGGACGTGGTGGTGCTCGGCATCGGCGTACGCCCGGAGACGGCCCTCGCCCGCGAGGCGGGGCTGCCGCTCGGCGAGTACGGCGGGCTGCTCACGGACCTCGCGATGCGCGTGCGCGGACATGACGACATCTGGGCGGGCGGGGACTGTGTGGAGGTCCTCGACCTGGTGTCGGGGCGCGAGCGGCACATCGCGCTCGGCACGCACGCCAACAAGCACGGGCAGGTCATCGGCTCCAACGCGGGCGGGGGTTACGCCACGTTCCCCGGCGTCGTCGGCACGGCGGTCAGCAAGGTCTGCGACCTGGAGATCGCCCGCACCGGTCTGCGCGAGAAGGACGCGCTGGCCGCCGGCTTCCGGTTCGTGACGGTGACCATCGAGTCGACGAGCCGGGCCGGTTACTACCCGGGGGCCGCGCCGATGAAGGTGAAGATGATCGCCGAGCGGCGCACGGGGCGGCTCCTCGGCGTGCAGATCGTCGGCCGCGAGGGCGCGGGCAAGCGGGTCGACGTGGCGGCCGTCGCGCTGACGGCGCAGATGACGGTGGAGCAGATGACGGCGCTCGACCTCGGATACGCGCCGCCGTTCTCCCCGGTGTGGGACCCGGTCCTGGTGGCGGCGCGGAAGGCGGTGGCGGCGGTGCGGTCGGACCGCTGA
- a CDS encoding DUF4349 domain-containing protein has protein sequence MHASSKPTGRSAHRRTIQVFAGLLLAIALALTGCTNAGDGGGDSDSGAAGADDKAAGLRTEGNGKSASGSKADREQPELTGTHIIRTAKLTVRVDDVAEALDDARRAAEDAGGIVGNENTSRDSEGRERSRVVLRVPQDKYEDVLSALEGTGKLVGKDAKAQDVTDRVVDVESRITSQRASVARVRELMDRATKLSDVVTLEGELSTRQSDLEALLAQQKSLKDRTSLATITLSLTENGTKADTQDDDPSFGDALGGGWDAFVTALRWIAIVLAAVLPFAAVVALLVLLWLRVVRPRWPRRAAGGGEGED, from the coding sequence ATGCACGCGTCCAGCAAGCCCACTGGCAGGTCCGCTCACCGCCGCACGATCCAGGTCTTCGCCGGTCTCCTGCTGGCGATCGCGCTCGCGCTCACGGGATGCACGAACGCGGGGGACGGCGGGGGAGACTCCGACTCCGGCGCGGCGGGCGCCGACGACAAGGCCGCGGGACTCCGGACCGAGGGGAACGGGAAGAGCGCCTCGGGCAGCAAGGCCGACCGCGAACAGCCCGAGCTCACCGGCACCCACATCATCCGCACCGCGAAGCTCACCGTCCGCGTGGACGACGTGGCCGAGGCGCTGGACGACGCCCGGCGGGCGGCCGAGGACGCCGGCGGCATCGTGGGGAACGAGAACACCTCGCGCGACAGCGAGGGACGCGAGCGTTCCCGCGTCGTGCTGCGCGTGCCGCAGGACAAGTACGAGGACGTCCTCAGCGCACTGGAAGGCACCGGCAAGCTCGTCGGGAAGGACGCGAAGGCCCAGGACGTCACCGACCGGGTCGTCGACGTGGAGAGCCGCATCACGTCGCAGCGGGCGAGCGTGGCACGCGTGCGGGAGCTGATGGACAGGGCGACGAAGCTCAGCGACGTGGTGACCCTCGAAGGGGAGTTGAGCACCCGCCAGTCCGACCTGGAGGCGCTGCTCGCCCAGCAGAAGTCGCTGAAGGACCGGACGAGCCTGGCGACGATCACGCTCTCGCTCACCGAGAACGGGACGAAGGCGGACACGCAGGACGACGACCCGTCGTTCGGGGACGCTCTCGGGGGCGGCTGGGACGCGTTCGTGACCGCGCTGCGCTGGATCGCGATCGTCCTCGCGGCCGTCCTGCCGTTCGCGGCGGTCGTCGCGCTCCTCGTGCTGCTGTGGCTGCGCGTCGTACGTCCCCGGTGGCCGCGCCGTGCCGCGGGCGGCGGAGAGGGTGAGGACTGA
- the hemG gene encoding protoporphyrinogen oxidase — MRATDTGTGNGHVVVIGGGIAGLAAAHRLLTADPDRGVTVLEAADRLGGKLHAGEIAGVRVDLGAESMLARRPEAVALAREVGLADRLRPPATATAAIWTRGALRPMPKGHVMGVPGDASALAGVLSEEGLRRIARDGELPPTEVGDDVAVGEYVAARLGREVVDRLVEPLLGGVYAGDAYRISMRSAVPQLFQAARTHTSLTEGVRAIQARAAENRQTGPVFMGIEGGVGQLPLAVADAVRALGGEIRTGTPVTELRRTPTGWQVGTEEQVIDADAVVVAVPAHSAAALLGVEAPAAAAELATVEYASMALMTLAYRRSETDLPEGSGFLVPPVDGHTIKASTFASRKWGWIADEDPDLLVLRTSVGRYGETEILRRDDAELIELSRRDLRAATGLDAEPVATRVTRWHDGLPQYPVGHHARVARIREHVAELPGLAVCGAAYDGVGIPACIASAHAAVDQLGGDTAGVEELTRNPVQSLHGGGGE, encoded by the coding sequence ATGCGCGCAACGGACACAGGCACGGGGAACGGTCACGTCGTCGTCATCGGAGGCGGGATCGCCGGACTGGCCGCCGCGCACCGGCTGCTCACCGCCGACCCGGACCGCGGGGTGACCGTCCTGGAAGCCGCCGACCGGCTCGGCGGCAAGCTCCACGCGGGGGAGATCGCGGGGGTCCGCGTCGACCTCGGCGCCGAGTCGATGCTCGCCCGCCGCCCCGAGGCCGTCGCCCTCGCCCGCGAGGTCGGTCTCGCCGACCGGCTCCGGCCGCCCGCCACCGCGACCGCCGCGATCTGGACGCGCGGCGCCCTGCGCCCCATGCCCAAGGGCCACGTCATGGGCGTGCCCGGCGACGCGTCCGCCCTCGCGGGAGTCCTCTCCGAAGAGGGCCTGCGCCGCATCGCGCGGGACGGCGAACTGCCGCCCACCGAGGTCGGCGACGACGTCGCGGTAGGCGAGTACGTCGCCGCGCGCCTCGGCAGGGAAGTCGTCGACCGGCTCGTGGAGCCCCTCCTCGGCGGGGTCTACGCGGGCGACGCGTACCGCATCTCGATGCGCTCGGCCGTCCCGCAGCTCTTCCAGGCGGCCCGCACGCACACGTCCCTCACGGAGGGCGTCCGCGCCATCCAGGCGCGCGCGGCGGAGAACCGGCAGACCGGGCCCGTCTTCATGGGCATCGAGGGCGGCGTCGGACAGCTGCCGCTCGCCGTCGCCGACGCGGTGCGCGCGCTGGGCGGCGAGATCCGCACGGGCACGCCGGTCACCGAGCTGCGGCGGACCCCGACGGGCTGGCAGGTCGGCACCGAGGAGCAGGTCATCGACGCGGACGCCGTGGTCGTCGCCGTGCCCGCGCACTCCGCCGCCGCGCTCCTCGGCGTCGAGGCGCCCGCCGCCGCGGCCGAGCTCGCCACGGTCGAGTACGCCTCCATGGCGCTGATGACCCTCGCCTACCGCCGCAGCGAGACCGACCTCCCTGAAGGGAGCGGTTTCCTCGTCCCTCCGGTGGACGGGCACACCATCAAGGCGTCCACGTTCGCGTCGCGCAAGTGGGGCTGGATCGCCGACGAGGACCCCGACCTGCTGGTCCTCCGGACGTCGGTGGGGCGGTACGGCGAGACGGAGATCCTGCGGCGCGACGACGCCGAGCTCATCGAGCTCTCCCGGCGCGACCTGCGCGCAGCGACCGGCCTGGACGCCGAGCCCGTCGCCACCCGCGTCACCCGCTGGCACGACGGCCTGCCGCAGTACCCCGTCGGGCACCACGCGCGCGTGGCGCGCATCCGCGAGCACGTGGCCGAGCTGCCGGGACTCGCCGTGTGCGGAGCGGCGTACGACGGCGTGGGCATCCCCGCCTGCATCGCGAGCGCCCATGCCGCCGTCGACCAGCTGGGCGGTGACACAGCGGGTGTGGAGGAGCTCACCCGCAACCCGGTGCAGAGTCTGCACGGCGGCGGAGGAGAATAG
- the hemQ gene encoding hydrogen peroxide-dependent heme synthase, with product MSDDAPAKTPNAGKKAKDLNEVIRYTLWSVFKLRDVLPEQRAGYAEEVQDLFDQLAAKDVTVRGTYDVSGLRADADVMIWWHAETADELQEAYNLFRRTKLGRALEPVWSNMALHRPAEFNKSHIPAFLADETPRNYVSVYPFVRSYDWYLLPDEDRRRMLADHGKMARGYPDVRANTVASFSLGDYEWLLAFEADELYRIVDLMRHLRASEARMHVREEVPFYTGRRKSVAELVAGLA from the coding sequence ATGAGTGACGACGCCCCCGCCAAGACGCCCAACGCGGGCAAGAAGGCCAAGGACCTCAACGAGGTCATCCGCTACACCCTGTGGTCCGTCTTCAAGCTGCGCGACGTGCTGCCCGAGCAGCGCGCGGGCTACGCCGAAGAGGTCCAGGACCTGTTCGACCAGCTCGCCGCCAAGGACGTCACCGTCCGCGGCACCTACGACGTCTCCGGCCTGCGCGCCGACGCCGACGTCATGATCTGGTGGCACGCCGAGACCGCCGACGAGCTGCAGGAGGCCTACAACCTCTTCCGCCGCACGAAGCTCGGCCGCGCCCTGGAGCCGGTCTGGTCGAACATGGCGCTGCACCGCCCCGCCGAGTTCAACAAGTCGCACATCCCGGCGTTCCTCGCCGACGAGACGCCCCGCAACTACGTCTCGGTCTACCCCTTCGTGCGCTCCTACGACTGGTACCTGCTGCCCGACGAGGACCGCCGTCGCATGCTCGCCGACCACGGCAAGATGGCCCGCGGCTACCCCGACGTGCGCGCCAACACGGTCGCCTCGTTCTCCCTCGGCGACTACGAATGGCTCCTCGCCTTCGAGGCCGACGAGCTGTACCGCATCGTCGACCTGATGCGTCACCTGCGCGCCTCCGAGGCCCGCATGCACGTACGCGAAGAGGTGCCGTTCTACACCGGCCGCCGCAAGTCGGTCGCCGAGCTCGTGGCGGGCCTCGCCTAG
- a CDS encoding RNHCP domain-containing protein: MSRNTSRRARTEARAQSFRCLQCGLDVSMTAPGTDHRNHCPNCLWSRHLDDTPGDRAADCGARMEPLAISVRGDGEWVLVHRCTHCGVLHANRTAGDDNALPLTRLAVRPLAQPPFPLERLAAL; encoded by the coding sequence ATGTCCCGCAACACCTCTCGGCGGGCCCGCACTGAAGCGCGCGCCCAGTCCTTCCGCTGCCTGCAGTGCGGTCTCGACGTATCGATGACCGCGCCCGGCACCGACCACCGCAACCACTGTCCCAACTGCCTGTGGAGCCGTCACCTCGACGACACCCCCGGCGACCGGGCCGCGGACTGCGGTGCCCGGATGGAACCCCTCGCCATCTCCGTCCGCGGAGACGGCGAGTGGGTTCTCGTCCACCGCTGCACGCACTGCGGCGTCCTGCACGCCAACCGCACGGCCGGCGACGACAACGCGCTGCCGCTGACCCGGCTCGCGGTGCGTCCCCTCGCCCAGCCGCCGTTCCCGCTGGAGCGCCTCGCCGCGCTGTGA
- a CDS encoding alpha/beta hydrolase codes for MRAAAARYGTAGSLVLTALVAAPAGSATGAPPSPEEHGVAIAAQRAEAAGIRWGTCPKAEGLPPSVRCGTVTVPLDYAHPDGKRIKLTVSRTKATKKSAGKAVARQGALVYNPGGPGASGTYFPLVGVMPEWKRIAAAYDLVGYAPRGVGRSAPLSCQDPKDFSHAPSQAPTHPDDAYKQKRIARAKAYARGCMERNPGVRHFTTLNNARDLDVLRAALGEKRLTFMGASYGTYFGAVYATLYPSHVRRMVFDSAVNPHPEQIWYRNNLDQSLAFERRWADFRTWVAKHDKTYHLGKTPEDVLRSYEKVNAALAREPAGGKVGPGQLQSAFLQAGYYDDYWPTRAAALSAYLKGNPKPLVEQAAPEPRGAVQSENGNAVYTAVECNDAAWPTDFATWDRDNSALARVAPFETWDNVWMNLPCAYWKAPRQQPVDVGTPEGALPPTLILAAERDAATPYQGAQELNRRLAGSVLVTEREAGTHGIGGGPNKCVNSHLDAYLLKGELPVRRAASCAPHKEPRPSTAVRAALPRER; via the coding sequence ATGAGAGCAGCCGCCGCCCGGTACGGAACCGCCGGGTCCCTGGTCCTGACCGCCCTCGTCGCCGCCCCCGCGGGAAGCGCGACCGGCGCCCCTCCCTCCCCCGAGGAGCACGGCGTCGCGATCGCCGCCCAGCGCGCCGAGGCCGCCGGGATCCGCTGGGGCACCTGCCCGAAGGCCGAAGGCCTCCCCCCGTCCGTCCGGTGCGGCACCGTCACCGTGCCGCTCGACTACGCCCACCCCGACGGCAAGCGGATCAAACTGACCGTCAGCCGCACGAAGGCCACGAAGAAGAGCGCGGGCAAGGCGGTCGCCCGCCAGGGCGCGCTGGTCTACAACCCGGGCGGCCCCGGCGCGTCCGGCACGTACTTCCCGCTGGTGGGCGTCATGCCCGAGTGGAAGCGCATCGCGGCGGCGTACGACCTGGTCGGCTACGCGCCGCGTGGGGTCGGCCGGTCGGCGCCGCTCTCCTGTCAGGACCCGAAGGATTTCTCGCACGCGCCCTCCCAGGCGCCGACGCACCCCGACGACGCGTACAAGCAGAAGAGGATCGCGCGGGCGAAGGCGTATGCGCGCGGGTGCATGGAACGCAACCCCGGCGTACGCCACTTCACGACGCTGAACAACGCGCGCGACCTCGACGTGCTGCGGGCGGCGCTCGGCGAGAAGAGGCTGACGTTCATGGGGGCGTCGTACGGCACGTACTTCGGGGCGGTCTACGCGACGCTCTACCCGTCGCACGTGCGCCGCATGGTCTTCGACTCGGCGGTCAACCCCCACCCCGAGCAGATCTGGTACCGCAACAATCTCGACCAGTCGCTGGCGTTCGAGCGGCGCTGGGCGGACTTCCGCACCTGGGTGGCCAAGCACGACAAGACGTACCACCTGGGCAAGACGCCCGAGGACGTCCTGCGCAGCTACGAGAAGGTGAACGCCGCGCTGGCCCGCGAGCCCGCGGGCGGCAAGGTCGGTCCCGGCCAGCTGCAGTCCGCGTTCCTCCAGGCCGGGTACTACGACGACTACTGGCCGACCCGCGCGGCGGCGCTCTCCGCCTATCTGAAGGGCAACCCCAAGCCGCTCGTCGAACAGGCCGCGCCCGAGCCGCGCGGTGCCGTCCAGAGCGAGAACGGCAACGCGGTCTACACGGCCGTCGAGTGCAACGACGCGGCCTGGCCCACGGACTTCGCGACCTGGGACCGCGACAACTCGGCGCTGGCGCGCGTGGCGCCCTTCGAGACCTGGGACAACGTGTGGATGAACCTGCCGTGCGCCTACTGGAAGGCGCCGCGGCAGCAGCCCGTCGACGTGGGCACGCCCGAGGGCGCGCTCCCGCCCACCCTGATCCTGGCCGCGGAACGCGACGCGGCGACCCCCTACCAGGGCGCCCAGGAGCTGAACCGCAGGCTGGCCGGATCCGTCCTGGTCACCGAGCGGGAGGCAGGCACGCACGGCATCGGGGGCGGCCCCAACAAGTGCGTGAACAGCCACCTGGACGCCTATCTCCTGAAGGGTGAGCTCCCCGTGCGGCGCGCGGCGTCGTGCGCACCGCACAAGGAGCCCCGTCCTTCGACCGCCGTGCGGGCGGCGCTCCCGAGGGAGCGCTAG
- a CDS encoding TIGR04222 domain-containing membrane protein, with protein sequence MFWVPLLLLACAAAGLSCGRLCLATSRAATQERSADHGRELTLYETAFLSGGPSRVADVTLVAMARARRLLIAHTGWATVVDPVARDDMERSVLGAIGPAGQSRIAPIRCGAATADPVRALADGLVAAGLAVPDGLGAGVAAAVRQVWAATGAVLALGTVAVLMPVHGPAATGQVPVAVWFSLPLLLCTACLVIARVEVHPYTRWASPAGQRLLGAVAAGGEELTAVAVRGVRATGDPELRAAFSHRPRR encoded by the coding sequence ATGTTCTGGGTCCCTCTGCTCCTCCTCGCCTGCGCCGCCGCCGGTCTGTCCTGTGGCCGGCTCTGCCTCGCCACGAGCCGCGCCGCCACCCAGGAGCGGTCCGCGGACCACGGGCGCGAACTCACCCTGTACGAGACGGCGTTCCTGTCCGGAGGCCCCTCCCGGGTCGCCGACGTGACGCTCGTCGCGATGGCCAGGGCGCGCCGGCTGCTGATCGCGCACACCGGCTGGGCGACCGTCGTCGACCCGGTGGCCCGCGACGACATGGAGCGCTCGGTGCTCGGCGCGATCGGCCCGGCCGGGCAGTCGCGGATAGCGCCGATACGTTGTGGCGCGGCGACCGCCGACCCGGTGCGGGCGCTCGCGGACGGGCTCGTCGCGGCGGGACTCGCCGTCCCCGACGGACTCGGCGCGGGGGTCGCGGCCGCCGTGCGGCAGGTGTGGGCGGCGACAGGCGCGGTGCTCGCCCTCGGCACCGTGGCGGTGCTGATGCCCGTTCATGGCCCGGCGGCGACCGGGCAGGTGCCGGTCGCGGTCTGGTTCTCGCTGCCGCTGCTGCTGTGCACGGCGTGCCTGGTCATCGCGCGCGTCGAGGTGCATCCGTACACGCGGTGGGCGTCCCCCGCGGGCCAGCGGCTCCTCGGGGCGGTGGCCGCGGGCGGCGAGGAGCTCACGGCCGTCGCCGTGCGCGGGGTCCGCGCCACGGGCGACCCGGAGCTGCGGGCGGCGTTCTCCCACCGGCCGCGCAGGTGA
- a CDS encoding DUF4142 domain-containing protein: MRLRTVNGTGLIVAGLVATVAALLFPLWSYEDRSGTPLDLLDADTVSTDFGPLSALDRDFITKVRLAGLWELPAGQQAEERGTTKAVRTAGKHLVEGHTFLDARVREVATRLDLELPSQPNDQQRDWLAQLSGARGETYNEEFANILRRAHGKVFSVVADVRANTRNSLVRDLADDANTTVLDHITVLEQTGLVDFEGLARDAATTGPDAPATRSPAPPGPTDAPGSATPVTPSPTFPLPPAASRPRAERD, from the coding sequence ATGCGATTACGAACCGTCAACGGCACCGGCCTCATCGTCGCGGGACTCGTCGCGACCGTGGCCGCGCTGCTCTTCCCCCTCTGGTCCTACGAGGACCGCTCGGGCACGCCCCTCGACCTGCTCGACGCCGACACCGTGTCCACCGACTTCGGGCCGCTGTCCGCCCTGGACCGGGACTTCATCACCAAAGTCCGCCTCGCGGGGCTGTGGGAGCTGCCCGCCGGGCAGCAGGCCGAGGAACGCGGCACGACGAAGGCCGTGCGGACCGCGGGCAAGCACCTCGTGGAGGGCCACACGTTCCTCGACGCGCGGGTACGCGAGGTCGCCACCCGGCTCGACCTCGAACTGCCCAGCCAGCCGAACGACCAACAGCGCGACTGGCTGGCGCAGTTGAGCGGCGCCCGCGGCGAGACGTACAACGAGGAGTTCGCGAACATCCTGCGCCGCGCGCACGGCAAGGTGTTCTCCGTCGTCGCCGACGTGCGCGCGAACACCCGCAACTCACTCGTGCGCGATCTGGCGGACGACGCGAACACGACCGTCCTCGACCACATCACGGTCCTGGAGCAGACCGGCCTCGTCGACTTCGAGGGCCTCGCCCGGGACGCGGCGACCACCGGCCCAGATGCCCCCGCGACCCGCTCGCCCGCCCCGCCGGGCCCCACGGACGCCCCCGGCTCGGCGACCCCGGTCACCCCCTCGCCCACGTTCCCGCTGCCGCCCGCGGCGTCCCGGCCCAGGGCCGAGAGGGACTGA